From Saccharomyces kudriavzevii IFO 1802 strain IFO1802 genome assembly, chromosome: 13, a single genomic window includes:
- the IRC21 gene encoding Irc21p (similar to Saccharomyces cerevisiae IRC21 (YMR073C); ancestral locus Anc_2.536), whose product MNTGGMNRDGSDSKLNVRFAAPQRLNVGHPTTSSPLHMPISRSTRKPLVRTKIKLDPGHSALDWHSLTSNPANYHTKFVSLQLIQGLLDDPIFQKDNYKFSSSQLRTQLLVQKIPLYKVMPPLRINKEIVKRHCKGEDELWCVINSKVYDISSYLKFHPGGTKILLKNCGSEDFITLFNKYHQWVNYEKLLQVCFIGIVCE is encoded by the coding sequence ATGAATACTGGCGGCATGAATAGAGACGGTTCAGACTCGAAACTAAATGTCAGATTCGCCGCACCTCAACGGCTAAATGTAGGTCATCCGACCACATCATCACCACTGCATATGCCCATATCGAGATCAACTAGAAAACCTCTTGTGAGAACCAAGATAAAATTAGATCCCGGGCACAGCGCTCTAGACTGGCATTCTCTAACTTCCAACCCAGCAAATTACCATACAAAGTTTGTTTCGCTACAACTTATTCAGGGTTTACTCGATGATCCGATATTCCAAAAGGACAACTATAAGTTTTCGTCGTCTCAGTTAAGAACGCAGTTACTCGTTCAGAAAATACCCCTTTACAAAGTAATGCCCCCTTTGAgaataaacaaagaaatcgtAAAGAGGCATTGTAAAGGTGAAGATGAGTTGTGGTGTGTTATCAACAGTAAGGTCTACGACATCTCCAGTTATTTAAAGTTCCACCCAGGGGGGACGAAgatattattgaagaattgtGGTAGCGAGGACTTTATTACATTATTTAATAAATACCATCAGTGGGTCAactatgaaaaattgttgcAAGTTTGTTTCATCGGCATTGTATGCGAATAA
- the SDD2 gene encoding Sdd2p (similar to Saccharomyces cerevisiae YMR074C; ancestral locus Anc_2.537) translates to MDPELQAIREARLAQLKSNGGGANGDRSSGGNNGGGDDSAPVGASIANFLEPQALERLSRVALVRRDRAQAVETYLKKLIATNNVTHKITETEIVSILNGIAKQQNSQSNGKIIFERKDFSEDLNTFDKQNAKDDEDEDDDDFFD, encoded by the coding sequence ATGGATCCAGAGTTACAAGCCATTAGAGAGGCCAGGCTAGCTCAGTTGAAAAGTAATGGTGGCGGCGCCAATGGCGATAGAAGCAGTGGTGGTAATAACGGTGGAGGTGATGATTCTGCTCCGGTAGGCGCATCTATTgcaaatttcttggagCCGCAAGCTTTAGAAAGGTTGTCTCGAGTGGCATTAGTTCGTAGAGACAGGGCCCAAGCGGTAGAGACGTacttgaagaagttgattGCTACGAACAATGTCACGCATAAAATCACTGAAACTGAAATTGTCTCAATCTTGAATGGTATCGCCAAACAGCAAAATTCGCAAAGTAACGGTAAAATTATCTTTGAACGGAAAGATTTCAGCGAGGACCTGAATACATTTGACAAGCAGAACGCTAAggatgatgaggatgaggatgatgatgatttctttgattag
- the RCO1 gene encoding Rco1p (similar to Saccharomyces cerevisiae RCO1 (YMR075W); ancestral locus Anc_2.538), with protein MDSNKKDTSKSPSHSNSSSPSSSSLSSSSSKEKKRPKRLSSQNVNYDLKKRKIITSDTAEKTFGNEHNNFSLEENIMEEEPKELLEKDSKGNIIKLNEPPTILEDSKTSITGLPLNKGPSEKIKRESLWNYRRNLAGQSNNSEMALVPNKKIIQVPKNFQDLNKSDLQTFLTQNITEESNIRSTSGWMSDIIDMNHEQEHDGDNDNKKLSNVRTKIILSSNATYDSKSKLFGQNSIKSIVNASEKIFKDENDSTINFENEDFCSACNQSGSFLCCDTCPKSFHFLCLDPPVDPNHLPEGDWHCNECKFKIFINNSLTTLKKNESNFIKQNDNVKMFAKLLFRIESLNPRQFQLPNYIKETFPAVKTGSRGQYSDENDKIPLTDRQLFNTSYGQSITKLDSYNPDIHIDSSSGEFLICYKCHQTRLGSWSHPENSRLIMTCDYCQTPWHLDCIPRASFKNLGSKWKCPLHSPTKVYKKSHRHQEVDNTNYKVWKKQRLANKKNRIYYEPLQKIGYQNSGNIQIMPNISDADYKFNQDFRITQVDENSIKYDFFDKIYKSKMVQKRKLFQFQEDLIDKLVLNAHQNGNTEDSMITDVASLIYFQISNRNDDNDNSNNKPAPKRNNLQKLWDLKELTSVVVPNELDSIQFNDISNNEIKNLLYFKKIIESKPKDELLKFLNLKNAES; from the coding sequence ATGGACAGCAACAAAAAGGACACGAGTAAGTCGCCCTCACATTCCAACAGCTCTTCaccttcatcttcctctctgtcttcatcttcctctaaagagaaaaaacgTCCTAAGAGACTATCCTCCCAGAATGTAAATTATGatctgaagaagagaaaaatcatTACTTCTGATACTGCGGAAAAAACGTTTGGTAACGAGCACAATAACTTTTcgcttgaagaaaatattatgGAAGAAGAACCCAAGGAACTTCTGGAAAAGGATTCTAAGggcaatatcatcaaactAAATGAACCGCCAACTATTTTGGAAGATTCAAAGACATCTATCACCGGACTACCGTTGAATAAAGGGCCctctgaaaaaatcaagcgAGAGTCTCTTTGGAATTATAGGAGAAATCTAGCAGGCCAATCAAACAATTCGGAAATGGCATTAGTTcccaataaaaaaattattcaagTGCCTAAAAACTTCCAAGATTTAAACAAAAGTGATCTGCAAACATTTTTGACCCAGAATATAACAGAAGAGAGCAATATAAGATCAACCAGTGGCTGGATGAGCGACATAATAGATATGAATCATGAACAGGAACACGATGGCGACAATGATAATAAGAAATTATCTAATGTTAGGACCAAAATAATACTTTCATCAAACGCTACTTATGATTCAAAGAGTAAGCTTTTTGGTCAAAACTCTATCAAGTCAATTGTCAATGcaagtgaaaaaattttcaaggaCGAAAACGACTCAACcataaattttgaaaatgaagatttttGTTCGGCTTGCAATCAGTCAGGTTCATTCTTATGCTGTGATACTTGCCCCAAATCCTTTCACTTTCTTTGTTTGGACCCACCGGTTGATCCAAATCATTTACCTGAAGGTGATTGGCATTGCAACGAATGCAagttcaaaatcttcataaATAACTCGTTGACAAccctgaagaaaaatgaatctAATTTCATCAAGCAAAACGACAACGTGAAGATGTTTGCTAAATTACTTTTTAGAATCGAGTCATTGAACCCAAGGCAATTCCAGTTGCCTAattatataaaagaaacCTTCCCTGCTGTGAAAACGGGATCCAGAGGTCAATATTCTGATGAGAATGATAAAATTCCGTTAACCGATAGACAACTATTTAACACTTCCTACGGTCAAAGCATAACCAAACTAGACTCCTACAACCCAGATATACACATAGATTCGAGTTCAGGTGAATTTTTAATCTGTTACAAATGCCATCAAACAAGATTAGGTTCTTGGTCTCATCCCGAAAATTCAAGATTAATAATGACGTGTGATTATTGTCAGACTCCGTGGCACCTGGATTGTATACCGAGAGCctcattcaaaaacttggGTTCAAAATGGAAATGTCCACTACATTCACCCACCAAAgtttacaaaaaatcacaTCGCCATCAAGAAGTCGATAATACAAATTATAAAGTTTGGAAGAAACAACGGTTAGCtaataagaaaaatcgGATTTATTACGAACCCTTACAAAAAATAGGCTATCAGAATAGTGGCAATATTCAAATCATGCCAAACATTAGTGATGCTGACTACAAATTCAATCAAGATTTCAGAATTACTCAGGTAGACGAAAACTCCATTAAGTacgatttttttgataaaatttaTAAATCGAAAATGGTCCAAAAGAGGaaacttttccaatttcaagaagatttgATTGATAAACTAGTACTAAATGCACATCAGAATGGCAATACTGAAGATAGCATGATCACAGATGTAGCCTCTTTGatatattttcaaataagTAACCGCAACGACGACAACgacaacagcaacaacaaacCAGCTCCCAAAAGGAATAacttacaaaaattatGGGATCTAAAGGAATTGACCAGTGTGGTTGTTCCAAATGAACTGGATTCCATACAATTTAATGACATTTCcaacaatgaaataaaaaatctactatactttaaaaaaataatcgaGTCCAAACCAAAGGATGAACTgttaaaatttttgaacttgaaaaatgctGAAAGTTAA
- the PDS5 gene encoding sister chromatid cohesion factor PDS5 (similar to Saccharomyces cerevisiae PDS5 (YMR076C); ancestral locus Anc_2.539), whose product MAKGAVTKLKFNLPIISTSEQLISTNELLDRLKALHEELAALGQDNTDLTGLDEYRDSLVNRKLLRHKDVGIRAFTACCLSDILRLYAPDAPYTDSQLTDIFKLLLSQFEQLGDQENGYHIQQTYLITKLLEYRSIVLIADLPSSNNLLIELFHIFYDPNKSFPKRLYKVIGNILGEVISEFDSVPLEVLKLIFNKFLTYNPKEFPEGLNVTSDCGYEVSLILCDAYSNRMSRHLTKYYSEIIHEASNGDNSSRLLNVVIKLHKLVLRLWETAPELINAVIGFIYHELSSDNELFRKEATKLVGQIVTSDSDLNFISTHSDTFKTWISKIADISPDVRVQWTESIPNIISTRDDISGELNQALAKTFIDSDPRVRRASVMIFNEVPTTEIWKNITNKAIYTSLLHLAREKHKEVRELCINTMARFYSDSLNEIKRTLQNKEIWEIIDTIPSTLYNLYYINDLNINEQVDNVIFEYLLPFESSNNERVHRLLKILSHFDKKAFTSFYAFNARQTKISFAISKYIEFSKYLNNQENANSSQGPLIANKYNQTIQWLASGLSDSTKAIDALETIKQFNDDRIFYLLNTCITNDTPFPTLKNSFNELINKLQTPGLFKKYNISTGASIMPRDIAKVIRILLFRASPIIYNVSNIGVLLNLSNNSDPKQLDLKRRILDDISKVSPTLFKDQIRTLKTIIKDLDDPDAENNDTLSLEEALKTLYKASKTLKDQVDFEDTFFFTKLYDFAIEGKPEIAKYSAKLIALSPKAEETLRKIKIRILPLDLKKDNHFTSHIIVLMEIFKSFPHILNDDSTDIISYLIKEVLLSNQVVGDSKKEVDWIKDSYLNETKYSAVSNKIFTLKLFTNKLRSIAADVPRDELAESFTEKTMKLFFYLIASGGELISEFNKEFYPTPSNYQTKLRCVAGIQVLKLARISNLNNFIKPSDTIKLINLVEDESLPVRKTFLEQLKDYVANELISIKFLPLIFFTAYEPDIELKTTTKIWINFTFGLKSFKKGTIFERVLPRLIHAIAHHPDIAEGLDSEGDAYLNALTTAIDYLLFYFDSIAAQENFSLLYYLSERVKNYQDKLVEDEANEDGKMENEEGPKKCRPRGERMYIIGELSQMILLNLKEKKNWQHSAYPGKLNLPSDLFKPFATVQEAQSSFKTYLPEDATEKIQNNIRAKIGRILHTSQTQRQRLQKRLLAQENSESRKRKKRVHPVKPKFNDEESDERGELGSDDDSYSPSNKDEKRKIYEDAIKKKLRVRKEVDYKDDEEDDIEMI is encoded by the coding sequence ATGGCTAAAGGTGCTGTGACCAAACTGAAGTTCAACTTGCCTATAATATCCACTTCGGAGCAGCTGATTTCGACTAACGAATTATTGGATCGTTTAAAGGCTCTGCATGAAGAATTGGCTGCACTGGGTCAGGACAATACAGATTTAACTGGATTAGACGAGTATAGAGACTCTTTGGTCAATAGAAAACTATTGAGGCATAAAGATGTGGGGATTCGCGCATTTACCGCGTGTTGCCTCAGTGATATCTTGAGATTATATGCTCCAGATGCACCTTATACGGATTCTCAACTGACGGATATTTTCAAGCTTTTACTCTCACAATTTGAACAACTGGgtgatcaagaaaatggctACCACATTCAACAAACTTATTTAATCACCAAGCTGCTTGAATATAGATCAATTGTACTAATAGCTGATTTGCCCAGTTCAAATAATTTGCTTATCGAACtatttcatattttttacGACCCTAATAAAAGCTTCCCCAAAAGGCTATACAAGGTTATTGGTAATATTCTGGGCGAAGTCATCTCTGAATTTGATTCTGTCCCATTAGAAGTACTGAAACTGATTTTTAATAAATTTTTGACCTATAATCCGAAAGAGTTTCCTGAAGGTTTGAATGTCACTTCCGATTGTGGCTACGAGGTTAGTTTGATTTTATGTGATGCCTATTCCAATAGAATGAGTAGGCACCTGACTAAATACTACTCAGAGATTATTCATGAAGCAAGCAATGGTGATAATAGTTCCAGACTACTTAATGTAGTAATAAAATTACACAAACTGGTGTTAAGACTTTGGGAAACTGCTCCCGAGTTAATCAATGCCGTAATCGGATTTATCTATCATGAATTATCCTCAGATAACGAATTATTCAGAAAAGAAGCTACCAAACTAGTTGGTCAAATAGTTACATCGGACTCAGACTTAAACTTTATCTCCACCCATTCCGATACTTTCAAGACATGGATTTCCAAAATCGCTGATATTAGTCCCGATGTTAGAGTCCAATGGACGGAGTCGATTCCCAACATTATAAGTACAAGAGATGATATTTCGGGGGAACTAAACCAAGCCCTGGCAAAAACCTTTATTGATTCAGATCCTCGTGTACGTAGGGCCTCCGTTATGATCTTTAATGAAGTTCCTACTACtgaaatttggaaaaatatTACCAATAAGGCCATCTATACATCTTTACTGCACTTGGCCCGAGAAAAACATAAGGAGGTCAGAGAGCTCTGTATTAACACTATGGCTAGGTTTTATTCAGATTCATTGaatgaaatcaaaaggACTCTCCAAAATAAGGAAATTTGGGAAATCATAGATACCATACCATCCACGTTGTACAACCTCTATTATATCAATGACTTGAACATCAACGAACAAGTCGACAATGTAATCTTTGAATATCTGCTGCCCTTTGAATCAAGTAACAATGAAAGAGTCCACAGGTTActaaaaattttatcaCATTTCGATAAGAAGGCATTTACTTCATTTTATGCATTTAATGCAAGACAAACTAAAATATCTTTTGCCATATCCAAATACATTGAATTTAGCAAATATCTAAATAATCAGGAAAACGCGAACTCGTCTCAAGGTCCTTTGATAgcaaacaaatacaatcAAACCATTCAATGGTTGGCTTCTGGTCTTTCTGATTCTACAAAGGCCATCGATGCTCTTGAAACCATAAAACAATTTAATGATGATAGAATTTTCTATCTGTTAAATACGTGCATTACCAACGATACCCCATTTCCCACGttaaaaaattcttttaaCGAATTGATCAATAAATTACAAACACCGGGATTGTTCAAGAAGTATAATATATCTACGGGTGCTTCTATTATGCCGCGTGATATTGCGAAGGTAATTCGAATTTTACTTTTCAGAGCCTCGCCAATAATCTATAATGTGTCCAACATCGGCGTCTTGCTAAACTTATCCAATAACTCCGATCCTAAGCAGTTAGatttgaagagaagaattttAGATGACATATCAAAAGTTAGCCCAACCCTGTTTAAAGATCAAATTAGAACGTTGAAAACTATTATCAAAGATTTAGATGATCCAGATGCAGAAAACAATGATACTTTATCATTAGAAGAGGCCTTGAAAACGCTATACAAGGCTTCCAAGACATTAAAGGACCAggttgattttgaagatacattttttttcactaaatTGTATGATTTTGCAATTGAGGGTAAACCAGAAATAGCTAAATACTCCGCAAAACTAATTGCTCTGTCACCAAAAGCAGAAGAAACTCtaagaaagataaaaataCGTATTTTACCTTTAGATCTGAAAAAGGACAACCATTTTACGTCCCATATTATTGTTCTTATGGAAATTTTTAAGAGCTTTCCTCACATTCTAAATGATGATTCCACTGATATCATATCGTACTTAATTAAAGAAGTTCTATTATCGAACCAAGTCGTTGGTGATTCAAAAAAGGAGGTTGACTGGATTAAAGATTCCTACTTAAATGAGACAAAATATTCTGCAGTAAGtaacaaaatattcactTTGAAGTTATTCACTAACAAATTAAGATCGATTGCCGCCGATGTTCCTCGAGATGAACTCGCAGAGAGCTTTACTGAAAAAACCATGAAGttattcttttatttaattGCAAGCGGCGGCGAGTTGATTTCCGAATTTAATAAGGAATTTTATCCCACTCCAAGTAATTATCAAACTAAATTGAGATGTGTGGCGGGAATTcaagttttgaaattagccagaatttcaaatttgaataacTTTATTAAACCTTCTGACACTATTAAACTGATTAATTTGGTTGAAGATGAATCACTGCCAGTAAGGAAAACATTTTTAGAGCAATTGAAGGATTATGTAGCTAATGAATTAATATCCATCAAGTTTCTGCcattgattttctttactgCTTATGAACCAGATATCGAATTGAAAACCACAACCAAGATATGGATAAACTTTACATTTGGTTTGAAGTCATTTAAGAAGGgaacaatttttgaaagggTATTACCAAGATTAATACATGCAATTGCTCATCATCCTGATATAGCCGAAGGTTTAGATTCCGAAGGTGACGCATATCTAAATGCTTTGACAACTGCGATCGATTATTTgttgttttattttgattcTATCGCTGCTCAAGAGAACTTCAGTTTGTTATATTATTTATCAGAAAgggtgaaaaattatcaagatAAACTAGTCGAAGACGAAGCAAATGAAGATGGAAAgatggaaaatgaagaagggCCAAAGAAGTGTAGACCTCGCGGTGAGAGAATGTATATTATCGGAGAATTGTCGCAGATGATTTTATTGAacttaaaagaaaagaaaaattggcaACATTCAGCGTACCCTGGTAAATTGAACTTGCCATCGGATTTATTTAAACCCTTTGCCACTGTTCAGGAAGCACAATCATCATTTAAGACATATTTACCAGAGGACgcaactgaaaaaatacagaataATATAAGGGCAAAGATCGGACGCATCCTTCATACATCACAAACGCAAAGACAGAGGCTACAGAAAAGGTTACTGGCTCAAGAAAACAGCGAATCacgaaagagaaaaaaaagagttcACCCTGTGAAACCAAAATTCaacgatgaagaaagtgaTGAAAGAGGTGAATTGGGTAGCGATGATGATAGTTATTCACCTTCTAACAAGGatgaaaagaggaaaatatATGAGGACgctataaaaaaaaaattgagggtaagaaaagaagttgactacaaagatgatgaggagGATGATATAGagatgatttga
- the VPS20 gene encoding ESCRT-III subunit protein VPS20 (similar to Saccharomyces cerevisiae VPS20 (YMR077C); ancestral locus Anc_2.492a): MGQKSSRVQITKTDRAILEVKRSKDEIHKFTRRTDGLILAERNQLKDLIRKHSDDYKCNTKVRFLLKRIHYQEHLLQQASDQLINLENMVSTLEFKMVETQFFNGLKNGNEILKKLNKEFSNVDELMDDVHDQIAYQNEINETLSRSVVGTNDYEDELNKELDALESELNSVKQDKNEVVKLPSTEGLPSLPQGEQTEHKKGKELLQKKKENNKEPVALLS, translated from the coding sequence ATGGGACAAAAAAGTAGTAGAGTGCAAATAACCAAGACGGACAGGGCAATCTTAGAAGTGAAACGATCTAAGGATGAAATTCATAAATTTACGAGAAGGACAGATGGTTTGATTCTGGCAGAAAGGAACCAACTCAAAGATTTGATACGAAAGCATTCTGACGATTACAAATGTAACACGAAAGTACGGTTTTTGCTGAAAAGAATACACTATCAAGAGCATTTGTTGCAGCAGGCTTCAGATCAGCTCAttaatttggaaaacatgGTATCAACGCTGGAATTCAAAATGGTGGAAacacaatttttcaacggATTAAAGAATGGGaatgaaatcttgaaaaaactgaacAAAGAATTTAGtaatgttgatgaattaaTGGATGATGTACACGACCAAATTGCATATCAGAATGAAATTAATGAGACATTATCTAGAAGTGTAGTTGGGACGAATGATTATGAAGATGAATTAAATAAGGAATTGGATGCTTTAGAGAGTGAACTCAATTCAGTGAAGCAGGACAAGAATGAAGTAGTCAAATTGCCATCAACAGAGGGGTTGCCATCATTACCACAAGGAGAACAAACAGAGCATAAGAAGGGGAAGGAGTTattgcaaaagaaaaaggagaaTAATAAGGAACCGGTAGCGTTACTATCCTAG
- the CTF18 gene encoding Ctf18p (similar to Saccharomyces cerevisiae CTF18 (YMR078C); ancestral locus Anc_2.492), which produces MVDTIPHIGLLGQSSLFDTGDGERAASDDTIGVHQDDINAFVSSTGETVKLRKKPAKSISESISLYTNPNTAWRSDDAYGININYLLDKIEASSEDRHNVHKTSTAARKVSNETLWVEKWRPRKFLDLVGNEKTNRRMLSWLRQWTPAVFKEQLPKLPSEKEETGLELDPLKRPQKRILLLHGPPGIGKTSVTHVIAKQSGFSVSEINASDERAGPMVKEKIHNLLFNHTFDTNPVCLVADEVDGSVESGFIRVLVDIIQGDMKATNKLLFGQLDKKIKKRRGKSSALLIRPIICICNNLYAPSLEKLKPFCEIVAVKRPSDATLQERLNLICHEENMDIPIKTINELIDLAQGDVRNCINNLQFLASSTDSKDANTSDKSNCNKGTWASSNKDSPISWFRIVNQLFRRDPHRDIKDQFYELLHQVELNGNADKILQGCFNIFPHVKYSDNGISKPAKISDWLFFHDLMHQSMYTHNGALLRYSALVPLVFFQTFGDIANKDDIKMKNSEYEQRESRKAKLDIVDLIIRHISAQSPLMASFTDRKSLVFEMLPYLDSMISSDINKVKDLKLKQTIMEILVQLLKSFQLNLIQNRSEGFDGSSGLVIDPPIDEVVLLDPKHINEVQHKRPNTLNSLLARIEENKVKKRHIDQVTKDRLQSQEVHAKKAKVALNSSSSTMDFFKNQYGLLKQTKESPGTQKSTLPDQTDQANDKAQEIKIWVKYNEGFSNAVRKNVTWNNLWE; this is translated from the coding sequence ATGGTAGATACAATACCACACATTGGTTTATTGGGACAAAGCTCCCTTTTTGACACTGGAGATGGAGAACGCGCCGCTAGTGATGACACAATTGGCGTTCATCAGGACGATATTAACGCGTTTGTATCAAGTACTGGTGAAACAGTTAAGTTGAGGAAGAAGCCTGCGAAATCAATCTCTGAGAGCATAAGTCTTTACACCAATCCAAATACTGCTTGGAGATCAGATGATGCGTACGGCATCAATATCAATTACTTGCTGGATAAAATTGAGGCGTCTAGCGAAGACCGCCATAACGTGCACAAGACCTCTACAGCGGCAAGAAAGGTGAGTAATGAAACACTTTGGGTGGAAAAGTGGCGTCCTAGAAAGTTTCTAGATTTGGTGGGGAATGAAAAGACCAACAGAAGAATGCTGAGCTGGTTAAGACAGTGGACGCCCgctgttttcaaagagCAATTGCCAAAATTGCCCAGtgaaaaagaggaaactgGTCTGGAGCTCGATCCATTGAAAAGGCCACAAAAAAGGATCTTACTGCTGCACGGTCCACCCGGAATAGGAAAGACCTCAGTGACGCACGTTATCGCTAAGCAATCAGGATTTTCAGTATCAGAAATAAACGCAAGTGATGAAAGGGCTGGCCCCATggtaaaagagaaaattcatAATCTCTTATTCAATCACACTTTTGATACGAACCCCGTCTGCTTGGTAGCAGATGAGGTTGATGGAAGTGTCGAAAGTGGATTTATCAGAGTTTTAGTTGACATTATTCAAGGCGACATGAAAGCTACCAACAAACTATTGTTTGGTCAGCTGGACAAGAAGatcaaaaagagaagggGGAAGAGTTCTGCACTGCTTATACGACCTATCATTTGTATCTGTAATAATTTATATGCTCCctctttggaaaaattaaagcCATTCTGTGAAATTGTTGCCGTGAAAAGACCATCTGATGCTACTCTACAAGAGCGATTGAACCTTATTTGCCACGAAGAGAACATGGATATACCTATAAAGACAATTAATGAGTTGATTGATCTGGCTCAAGGTGATGTCAGGAACTGTATTAACAATTTGCAATTCTTAGCCTCAAGTACTGATTCAAAAGATGCCAATACCTCAGATAAATCTAACTGTAACAAGGGTACGTGGGCGTCATCCAACAAAGACTCGCCGATATCCTGGTTTAGAATCGTAAACCAATTGTTTAGAAGAGACCCCCACCGTGATATCAAGGATCAATTTTACGAGTTGCTACATCAAGTGGAACTTAATGGTAACGCGGATAAAATATTGCAAGGTTGTTTTAACATTTTTCCTCACGTCAAGTATTCCGATAATGGTATAAGCAAGCCagcaaaaatttcagattggctattttttcatgattTAATGCATCAATCAATGTATACGCATAATGGTGCGTTGTTACGTTATTCCGCCCTTGTCCCTTTGGTGTTCTTCCAAACATTCGGTGATATTGCAAACAAGGATGAtatcaaaatgaaaaatagcGAATATGAACAAAGAGAATCGAGGAAAGCTAAATTAGATATAGTAGATTTGATCATCAGGCACATTTCCGCGCAGTCGCCATTGATGGCTAGTTTTACCGATAGAAAGTCGTTAGTTTTTGAAATGCTACCATATTTGGATTCAATGATTTCATCTGATATCAATAAGGTAAAAGACTTGAAACTCAAACAAACCATTATGGAGATATTGGTCCAATTGCTGAAAAGCTTTCAACTAAATTTGATTCAAAATCGCTCTGAGGGATTTGATGGAAGCAGCGGTCTAGTAATCGATCCGCCAATCGACGAAGTTGTGTTGCTAGATCCCAAACACATTAACGAAGTTCAACATAAACGGCCGAATACTTTGAACTCACTATTGGCAAGGATCGAGGAAAACAAAGTTAAAAAGAGACACATAGACCAAGTGACGAAGGATAGATTACAATCACAGGAAGTACACGCCAAGAAGGCCAAGGTAGCATTGAACTCTTCTTCAAGTACAATGGACTTCTTTAAAAACCAATACGGATTATTAAAGCAAACCAAGGAATCACCTGGGACACAAAAGAGTACGTTACCAGATCAGACCGATCAAGCAAACGATAAAGCTCAAGAGATTAAAATATGGGTGAAATACAACGAAGGGTTCTCCAATGCTGTAAGGAAAAACGTGACTTGGAATAACTTATGGGAGTAA